In Mycolicibacterium lutetiense, the sequence GGATGCACAAACGCTGGCCGATCCCAATATCACCGCTCAGGTCCGCATTCCGATGCTCCCGGGCAGGCGGTCACTGAATTTGTCGAATGCGGCGGCGGTCGCCGCCTATGAGGCGTGGCGTCAACACGGGTTCGCCGGCGGCGTCTAGTTACGCCGCGGGCGTGGGCCGACACGCGACCCACGCCCGAATCTCACAGAGTGTTCATACAGGGGCTTCACAATTTCATCGGGAGCCCCGGGCTCACCAACTGTCCCAGTGCGAGAACTGCTCGGCGGGAAGACGCTTGGCCTTCTTGAAATCGGTGCCCTTGGTGTAGGCGATCGGGAACAGGCCCGCCTGGGCGTACCGGTCGAACGGAATGCCCAGCAGCTCGGCGGCCTGCTTCTCGCCGTCGCCCAGCAGGTGCAGCGTCGTCCAGGCCGATCCCAGACCCCGCGACCGCAGCGCCAACATGAAGCTCCACACCGCGGGCAGCAGTGATCCCCAGAACGATGCGCTCATACCGGCGGGCGCACCGTCGGGACGCCCTTCAAGGCACGGCACCAACAACACCGGCGCCTTCTCGAAGTTGTCGGTGAGGTACCTGGCGGAGCTCGTCACCGCATCCATCTGCTGGTCGCGGATATCACCGCGCTCCGGCTTTGGTAGATCGAGATAGGGGTTGGCATTGGCCCGGTAGATGTCGGCCAGCGCCTTCTTCTTTGCCGGATCCTCAACGAAAACCCATTGCCAGCCTTGCGCATTCGACCCGGTCGGGGCTTGAAGTGCCAGGTCGAGACACTCCATGTGTCGTCGGTCACGTAATTCCCCAGGGGTTGCTGTCACGTAATTCCCCAGGTGTGGGCCTCGTGTTGGTCTTACCGGTCGGGGCGGGCGTTGTCTAGGTGGTGGTGCGGCCGGGTCGTTTCCGGGGTCGGTAGCTGGGTCCGTCCATGAGGACTTGGTGGCTGGTGTTGATCAGTCGGTCGAGTAGGGATTCGGCCACGACGGGGTTGGGGAACAGCGGGTACCAGTCTTTGGGGGCGCGGTTGCTGGTCAGGATGAGGGGTTTGCCAGCGATGGCCCGGTCGGAGACCAGATCGTAGAGATCGTCGGATTGGGTGGTGGTGTGCTCACGCATCGCGAAGTCATCGACGATCAGTACCAGGGGCCGGGTGTACTCGCGCATGCGCTGGCCGATGGTGCGGTCGGCGTGTCCGCCGGCAAGGTCGGCGAGCATGCGGGCGCATTTGACGAAGCGGATGTCCCCGCCGCGGCGGGCTACGTGATGTCCGAGTGCTTGTGCCACATGGGTTTTGCCGACGCCGACGGGGCCGTAGAGGATGACTGATTCGCCGGCGTCGAGCCAGCGCAGGGCGGCCAGGTCGCGCAGCATCGCGGCGGGCAGTTTCGGGTTGGCGGTGAAGTCGAAGTCTTCGAAGGTGGCCTGTTCTTCGAACTTGGCGCGGCGCAATCGCCGTGTGAGAGCGGCGGATTCGCGGCGGGCGATCTCGTCTTGACAGAGGGCTTGCAGGAATTCGAGGTGGCCGAGGCCGCCGTCGCGGGTTTGGGCGAGCCGGGCATCGAGGGTGTCGAGCATGCCGGACAGTTTCAGGGTGCGCAGCGCGGTGCGTAGCGCCGGATCACAGATAGACATGGTGGGCTTCCTTTGAAGGTTGATTATGTTGCAGCAGTGTGGAATTGGTGACGATCAGGCGATGATGCCGGTATCGGTG encodes:
- a CDS encoding nitroreductase family protein — protein: MECLDLALQAPTGSNAQGWQWVFVEDPAKKKALADIYRANANPYLDLPKPERGDIRDQQMDAVTSSARYLTDNFEKAPVLLVPCLEGRPDGAPAGMSASFWGSLLPAVWSFMLALRSRGLGSAWTTLHLLGDGEKQAAELLGIPFDRYAQAGLFPIAYTKGTDFKKAKRLPAEQFSHWDSW
- the istB gene encoding IS21-like element helper ATPase IstB, whose product is MSICDPALRTALRTLKLSGMLDTLDARLAQTRDGGLGHLEFLQALCQDEIARRESAALTRRLRRAKFEEQATFEDFDFTANPKLPAAMLRDLAALRWLDAGESVILYGPVGVGKTHVAQALGHHVARRGGDIRFVKCARMLADLAGGHADRTIGQRMREYTRPLVLIVDDFAMREHTTTQSDDLYDLVSDRAIAGKPLILTSNRAPKDWYPLFPNPVVAESLLDRLINTSHQVLMDGPSYRPRKRPGRTTT